The DNA region TCAGCCAGGTGAGGaatgtataaaacattaaaacgaTCCTGTGTCTCATGATTTTGTCTtgcttttcatttcactttctcAATAAGCCGTTCATCTCTTATATCAGTGCGACattgaggcttttttttttacacctgacTTCAATGCGATACCTGTGGAGGAAATAAGGAAACCATTGTTCTCTTTGTCACTTTTGTGTAAAGTCAACATTTCAGAGGGATAGGCTGTGTGTCCCACTGGGATGAAACCAGGCCAGTCTTAAGCCATGCTGCATGTAGCCTACATTGTCACAAAGCATCCACATATCTGTCAATGATGGCTGTCATATTCATCACAGACTGAAAGAGGTTCTGAATGTTAGTCTGTTGATGCATTTTGGGGAAGTTGCTCTACTGTTTGTGCTAAATGGCCAcggtattttttaatttattcgaTCAAACTTGAGGAGTCAAAACCGTCAAGCACTTATTGGTTTTATGGTGACATATATACTGTTCTGTATttgtccaccagggggcgcGGAGTAGTCTCGACGTTAGCAACCATTCTGTTACAGTAACCATAGCAACCAGCGGAGTTCGGCTCTACACCGTTAACTGTTTCCCCCGAATGAactaaaacatgtttactgctAGCTGTATAGACGTTTTACACTTCTTGTAGCCTTCTGTGTCATATCTCAAAGTGACGGTCAGTGCTCACACAGGAGATTTAGAGACGAATGATATTTAAACGAAGGTGAGGAACGATGGAAACTGCGGACGGAAACGACAGGAGTGAACAGAGTCTACAGGCAGCTGCCTCCTTCAAATCCTTCATGTTGAAAAACAGCACGAAAAGCAACATGAACCTGTGAGTATCCTGTCAGGGAACCAGAGCTGAACTAgaaattgcatttacctgcggaaaatgcgtgtgaatgctgacggctgaaatgttttgcaaaacactgctgaatgaagaagaatcagcagatgatgaagaaaaagtaggagaagtagaagattaggagtaaaagtagggaagaaacacagagactaaatacacaggggaatgagacacagctgagactaacgagccacaggtgaggacaatcagggcaatcatacagggaaacacacaatgagaaaaaatgggaaaacgtctccctattgggtgctcatttcaagggcttaaattaagataaatgatgattttgtgagcaagaggacaaatggccgaacgcgttgatgtgattttcatgtctggggtccaagaaatgtggaaaccacagcgatttgaaaagttagtcccaagaggtgtggtcagtgaagtcaggcctaagtttaacattagccCAGATGGAGATTTCTCTGGACCACCtgccgctttgaagctcacagtggaaaaagcttttctccaattgtcctgaaaactcaatatgtcagagaggacaagttttcctacattttgagggtaaatttatgtgtgtggggtgaagattgtggtcaggagagcaatttgttcgggagattttgaaactatttcagaacTCTGTCCCACTctagtgatgatgtcactcactctaaaatgtgaaagcagttaaaaacatcacaaaacagttggaggtacagtttgaaaagtataaaaggtagcaagtgaaagtaatatgaatagaggacaagtgtgtgaacattttaaagcaaaaatggagtctctaggcagaacacagccagagttatgaggctgagaaaaacatgaacattttcccattcatttcaatggggcCAAGTGGAAGATACTGCTTAAACGCAGTCAGACAATGAGAAAACGGGGGAAAATGTCTCCCTATTGGatgctcatttcaagggcttaaattaagagttgCTTCCAGCATTCACACTAATAAAGGTCTGACTGGGGTCTTTAGGGAGTTAGAAAGGTCGCCACATTTAGTTCAATAAATGTCTCATCTATAGGCTAATCAACAACACCTGATGCAGTCCTACAACTTACAACAGGTTTGCTAATCAGATAATTATCCTGTTCCAAGAAACAGGTTTCCATCCATCTGTCAGTTTACAAAGCTATGTGGATTCAAAGATGACATGGCTGCTTCAGTATGTAGACACCTAATAAAGTCCTTACTTATTTCTCGTCATCATGAGACCCTGATCTTGTTATTAAGAGTTATTTTGTTGTCATTAACATCAACCAGAATAGTTTAATGTGCAGAACATAAACTTGCTAacattcaaaagtacactcagttactgcacattgcacatattgcacatttcaagtttacgttttctttaaattttcttttatttaccattttgttttgtaccttttgcactatttagaatgtattactgtaaatagtatttatcttattttaccttattttatttgatctattttaccttattttggctgtattgcaccgtgggacggagacaaacgcaatttcgatttcactgtatgtctggcatattttgaaattgacaataaatttgactttgactttgattgcCAGCACTTTCTCTAATTTCTGTTCATTTGGTTTTACACCAAACATTAacagagaaaagtgtttttgtcaCCAGCTGTTAGGTGGGgtttgtttctgtattaaatgttcaataatgaaatggtgaaacagactgtgAACAGCcgtggtcagacaacacagaaacacacatggcTGATAAAGTTTTCATCTTCACGGTGTTGCTGATATTCTGCTTTCCtgtttgggtacatcactaatAGGCTATAAAGATGACATTAGCTTGActtgtaaatgtcagacattcagtctcagagtcacatttccttttcagctcacaacagacTCTTGGCTCCAgtccaaatataactctgctgctgtgaggtaTCTTTATGTATTACAGCCTCACAGACCTAAAAGAATTACCCTTAGATGTTTGACAGAAGTATTTGATCTATCCACAAAATGATCAAGATGAATACATTCATGTAATACGTACTTAAACcaacaataatgtttttttctaagtAAAATATCTGTTTTCTATCTTATTAAATTGGTATTGTACTTATGAGCGTATTTGTGTGAATAAATACTGAGTCAGCATCTTTAGGAGTAGCaacaggcttttatttgaaagtgATGATGGTCTGTAATGTTCCAGCTATGACCACCTCACTCGGCTGCTGATGAAGGTGATGGATGAGCGTCCACAGAATGTGGTGGATGTATGCGAGGATATGAGCCTTGATGTGAAACGGGGATTGTTTGAACCCAAGCAGAGCACCCTGAGAGACCTTCCACAGACTACAGCCGCTGAGCTGCTGGCTGAGCAGCAGCGGCTGCTGTTTACTCAACCAGAAGAGACGGATCAGGAGGAGGAACTGGTAATGGTCATACCTACACGGCAAACTTTGTTTCTGTGATCTCCAGGGATCAGGGGTGGGGGGATTCTGGCTTTACAGTGGTATGTTtgattgtaatgtttttttttggtatgaaGTAGCCATTTGACACATGTAATTTCATCAGTTTGACCATATATCCTATTTTATAAAGGCAAAATGATTTTACTACTTACTGCTGACAAATCATGACTTAAAGGATATGATGTTTCATTGATGCAGTTGACCCACATATCCTTTCATcttaaaaagaagacaaacatgttgttgatgttaTATCAGGTTCATTTGGCCAGGCCTTGCTCgaaaaagaggtcatttgatctcaagcaattcttgcctggtaaaataaaggtaaaataaaaaataaattaaaaaaaatcatgattttGTGGGTCTTCATCAGGTGGACACACCTATTCCCAATGTGAGTGAGATTGGGTTCTACCTGGAGCAGGCCGGGGTTGGTCTGGGCAGAGAGGAGATGCAGAGGGTCTTCCTCGCTCTCAAGCAGCTTGTTGAGATGCAGGCACTGATGCGTTGCCGATTCTGGGGCAAGATTCTGGGAACAGGGAGGAGCTACATCATCGCTGAAGCTGAGTAccgagagggggaggaagaagaagaagagcagagcGAAGATGtagctgaggaagaggagagagaggcagagagccAGGAGAATGAGGTGAGGAACCAGGAAGTACTCTGTTATTTCTCTTATTGATGATCATTTATTTGATAGGGGCAGAGCATGttatgccacacacacacaggctgaaacacacacacaggctgaaacacacacacagactgaaacacacacacaggctgaaacacacacacagactgaaacacacacacagactgaaacacacacacaggctgaaacacacacacaggctgaaacacacacacagactgaaacacacacacaggctgaaacacacacacaggctgaaacacacacacagactgaaacacacacacagactgaaacacacacacaggctgaaacacacacacaggctgaaacacacacacagactgaaacacacacacaggctgaaacacacacacagactgaaacacacacacaggctgaaacacacacacaggctgaaacacacacacaggctgaaacacacacacagactgaaacacacacacagactgaaacacacacacaggatcctcTGGACGGGGCTGctcacagcgagcgctcctgagctggtgggggtgttaggtgccttgctcaatgacacttcagcagtgctcaggaagtgatctggcacctctcgaggcagctaccagaccaacttcaagATTTGGTCTGGTTACCAACCCAAGTcccagactgagctactgccgctccAACATGCAGGATGTAAACACACTGCAGAGAACACCAATGTAAACACATATCTCAAAACTCATGGTGTCATCTTTTAGTAAAATGTACCTCTGTTTTACTGGTCCTGTTGAAATGATCTGTAAATGCAATCTCAACTCTTTTGTATAAAAAGTATACACCTTACAAAACATCCGCAAGAACCACAACACCACCAGTGTTTAAATGTAAGAAATGCTTGGGTtgattttagaaatgtaaacaaCCGCACTTCCTGTCTGCATGCCCTCAGTTGATTTATCTGACCTTGGCATTAGAAAAACTGATATTGTTGTCTTGTCTTAAAATTTTGAAGGGAAATGACTCAAAAGTGTTTTCTAATGGTAGTTCTTTTGACTTTGTCTTCAGGTGGATCCGCCGCCCCCGTCGTCCTTTAAGCCCCCGCCCGTAGTCCAAAAAGAGGTCATAGGAACAGGTGCTAACAAGTATGTGTACTTTGTGTGCACTGAACCTGGTCTCCCCTGGGTGAAGCTCCCTCCAGTCACTCCTGCTCAGATCACCATCGCACGCCAAATCCGTAAATTCTTCACTGGAAAGTTGGACCGCCCCGTTGTGAGCTACCCACCTTTCCCCGGCAATGAAGCCAATTATCTCAGGGCGCAGATTGCTCGTATCTCTGCTGGATCACAGGTAAGCCCTCAGGGCTTCTTCCAGgccggagaggaggagggggatggggAGGAAGAGGCGCCCCGAGACAGCTGCGAAGTGAATCCTGACTTTGAGGGCATTCCAGTTCCTGAGATGTGTGAGTCCTTATCCACCTGGGTCCACCAcgttcagcacatcctccagcaGGTACAAGTCTGATCAGAGCAGGTCGATGCAGCTAAAACATggaaacatacaaacatacaaacaaaatgaatataCATTGTTTAAccctcaccccccctcctcccacataacccagactctcatcagccccacagtcagtaaaacatcaaagtaatgtgaatgctgaactgttatgcgttacattaacgcccactggactttaaaaatgtttcttccttacatgcactctgtgaggagttacacacactaagatgttttgtcatagtccactgcacagctcctacattacaccttttgtacattttgtgttttttatattttatattttacttttttaaattctattttatatattgtaatatcttcttatactgtattatttaagttgttgctagtcctgctttatttccttttaattgtttagcaccaatacatcaagtcaaattccttttatgtgtaaatgtatttggcaataaaacccagattctgattctgattctgattctgataaggGCCGCTGCACCAGGGTCAACCTGTCTgtaaaagcagaagaagaatctcctgaggaggaagaagcagaggagagggaagaggagccCGATGAAGCTGAGCCAGAAGTTGGACCCCCTCTGCTCACTCCCCTCTCAAAAGATGCAGGTCAGTCTTTGATTTTGGACATATTTACTGTAAAAACCAGTTAATGGTTTGAAAGATAACCAAGGATGAAATGTTCTGTGTGGATGGggaataaaatactttttaaatatcacATACAGTGATCAAAAACAAGGTGGTCGAGATGCTTTGATGCGTTAGCTCTGCATCCCCCGCCCGTCAACCTTTAATGTGCACCCAGCTGCTTCTAACTTATCTATAAGTGTCTCTTCTCCTTTCAACAGCCCTTACCACAAATTACTTCTGTCCCCcctttgtgttgtctttatgCAGCCACATGGAGCAGCTTGCATGGCTGATTTGTTATAAAGGTTGTTTTAAAGCCAACCTGTGTAATCTaactttgaggttttttttattttctttattcatttatcttGAGTAGAGGTTTATAATTCAGTGcatctgcatctccctctatcccacttccCAATCCCAGCAAAGTTTGGGCTgacggctgttcatcatgactctgtttctgctcgaggtttcagCCTCTTAAAGGAcgttttccttgccactgttactttgacaaaatgttgctcagtgctcatgatggatctATGTTGGGTGGTTAATGTACGGTCTGTTACCTGCTCTTCTATAAGGTGTCTTGAGTTAGcatttgtaaatataaataaaaactaatgCCCACATAGAAAGCACATAGACAATTATTACACAACTATTTGTTCTATAATCATACAAATGATATAATTAAATAACATTCACAGATGTTTTAAACTTTGGTGATGAACCCATGACCTCATGACTTAAAAAGGCAGctaagtttttcttttcttttctttgtgtctcagaAATGTTCAATACGCCTCCCTGGAGCTCAAAGATGTCGTCCATTCTCACCAGTCAGCATGCGATTGCTGTCCTGCGCTCTAACCTCTGGCCGGGGGCTTACGCATATGCTACTGGAAAGTAAGTACAAAGAACATCCTCACCTCTTGTTTGATTTGTCACAAGAGGAAATGGTGCAATTCACAAACAACCCGCCGTCTCTTTATTCAGGAAGTTTGAGAACTTCTATGTTGGATGGGGTCTGAAGTATGGTGGGGAAGGGTACAGCCCACCTGTCCCCCCACTGCCACAGAAAGAATACTCAAGTGGACCAGAGATCACCGAGTCCCTGGACCCGTcactggaggaggagcaggccCTGAAAGAAGCTTTAGAAGAACAGCAGGCTgtgcaggaggaggtggaggattCACACgaagcggaggaggaggaggacaatgactgaaaaaaaacatttgacagatTTCAGTTCTGTTTTGTCGGTCAAGTATTTATTTGTAAGTCACGGCCAAATAAATCTGTTTACTCTGCAAAATGGCGTAATGTTGTATTTTAAGACAAATATTGTTTATATGGGTCTGTAGGGTCCCTGTTCCAATGGGAGGCACTGTAACTTATGTTAAacggttaatggacttgagcttgtgtagtgcttttctaatgttttgactactcaaagcacttttacaccacaggtcacacctacacattcacaaggGGCTTCAACAGTGTCGACTGCTTTACAGAAGTCAAGGAAAGTATAGAGCTAATCCATGAGATTAAAAATCACTTTGTCTCACTTTTATTGAGATAAAGTGACAGCACATACAAcgaaataagaaaataaagaaagagacaaactaTGCATATTATATACAAAGTATACACAAGGGGTATGGTACAACAGAATGAAATAACATTTAGGTTTTCAGTCTAATGTTTTCTCTGCTCTCCTGTCTTTCAGTTGTAGTGCTCCATCTACATGTTAAACTTTTGTagttttggttgttgttttattattccATTTACATTTGTGGACGTAATATTTGACGTGCAGCCTTGACACATGttacaaaatgtattaatacTACGTCATCAAACATCGACGGAACAAGGTCGGTCACATGGTCACAGGCTGTAGAAAGCTCGAGATCAACATGGCCGCCTGCATGAAGATGTTCGGAGCAGCAAGACATCTGCAGAGTAAAACGGCCCTTGTTAAAGTGGGGGTCTTCAGGACCGGGAGCTGTCGCCCCTGTTTGACCGACACATCGGCCCTGAGCCGGCTGCAGCCCCCCCGGGTCTACAGCAGCACCAACCGCTTCTCTACCAGTCCGTTCACAGCAATGACAGCTGGCTGCAGGCAGTCCACCAGACCTCAGCGATGGATGCGGGTCGGGGTCGCTGTCCGCGGCCAGACAGATTTCCTCACCCCCTACTCTCGACCCCACATGATTCAGGACAGGATGTTCGGGAACCGGGCCAGCGGTGCCGGCTTTTCAGGGGAGGACGGCGGGGACAGTGCCGGCTCTGGGGGAGAGGAGTCTGGTGGAGATGGGGGAGTGCCGTACAACGGACCCCAGATGACGGCTCTTACCACCATGCTGGTTCCTGAGGTCTTTCCCAATGTCCCTCTGATCGCCGTGAGCAGAAACCCGGTGTTTCCCCGCTTCATTAAGATCATAGAGGTGAGGGTGATGCAACGTTTCACGACCTGTCCACTGGATAGTTTCAAGGACACGAAATGATGCAATCACATGACAGTCTGGATGTGGAGAGAAGTTGGAGGagcattttaaaagtagattaAACAAAGTGTGTCACACATTCAAAAGCTCTTATGACATTCAGACAGCTGGAACACAATCTGATGCTCAGACCAGAGAGCGGTGATgagtttttaaagtgtgtttgtgtttgttgtgtgacttcctgtcaggTTAAGAACAGAGAGCTGATGGAACTGTTGAGGAGGAAGGTTCGTCTGGCTCAGCCGTACGCCGGGGTCTTCCTGAAGAGAGATGATAAGTAAGTGTGATAATGACTCGATTATTAAACACCATTAGGCTACTCATCGATTCTACAACATCTGCATGTATCCAACTGAAACACTtgaacactgaaaaacaaacaacacatgacAGAATGAAAGTAAAATTTTTtattgataataaataaatctaaatgaataaagTATGTTTTTGAGGTGTTGAACtctaaacaacaaacactttgaaacattcacTACACATGACGATACCTGTGGATAAAACGGCATGCAGCACGGCGTGCAGCACAGTAGTCGTTTAATCTCGATGATCGTGTGAAGACTAAACCgtaatgaaataaaaacgtGATTAATCACCCAGCACTAGTGTAAAGTCTGCACCAGAGGTAACTATCGTTTGTTCTGTAACTAAACCAGTCGCAGAAAGTTTGAACTGTGATCAGAACCAAACGTGATTGGACATCAAGCTGCtgtgtaaccatgacaacacagtgtttcccctaccattatattgggcgGCCCGCCCCACCTTAAGGTCAAGTAAAAAGATtagtttttgggctttttgtgcctttattgtagggataggatagtggatatagtcggaaatcagggaaagaagtcatttaagcaTACCTTTCAgatagaaaaggacatctgtcattaaaagtaacacatgaacaccaagattacttgaagtgtttgtgtcgccatgtcagcttgtccccacccccccaacgctgtaaacctaggggaaacactgcaacaAATAATCAAAGTTAGCTCAGTCGCAATGGTTAGCTCCTGAGTTAGCTTTCAGACTATGAGCAGCTTAGCATGGTATAATAAGCTCGACTTATTTTGAACTCAAATGTCATtacattcatatatttatttttatatttcacaaTGAAGACGTATTACAACAGATACACAGAAAgttaacacacagacacaaacagaacaaaacagaaataacatATTGTGTAGGATTTGTATGTCGAAGTTGTGTTGAGTGATAATACATTGTTTTTATACATTACTTTATATTCTCACGTGTTCATCTTGGAAGGTAATTTTTAATTCATCATAAATATCATAAACTAaagaagctgtgtttcagaggcgctgcttgtcaacaggtgagacagggctgacaaactttaaaccacagcagcggctcaaaatgtgcaaattctGCAAgacagtagaaaacctccctaagggggccccgtCTGACATCACTCACTCTCGTTACCCTGCTGAACGTTGCATGCAATATTAATAGAAAATAACAAAGCACAAGTGATAAAAAGAGTAGGAAGAGTGAGCGCTGGGACgaggcagacatgatggtgatgaacgctggtttgAGGGTCGCCCAACAGGCTCCTGAATCTCCACTGGGTGTTTCCCTTTAGGTGTAGATCCGTTGTTTACATGGCTAAACAGTGGGATAATAAAgtcagtttttaatttaaaaaaggcagtttAAGAAGACATACAGTAAGTAATGTCATGTAACATTATATGATTGATTCCAGCAATGAGGTGACTGTTACGTGTGTTCCTACAAAGTCATGACTTAGAGTTATGCTGTAAATATTCACATCAAAGCATTTGAACTTTATTTGATAATATTAAACatcacatgatcacatgacTCATAAAACATCACGTTAATAGGAGCGATAgcagaaggttgagggttcgatccccagctgagcaacatgtccgttgtgtccttgggcaagacacttaaccctgaattgctcccgctgcttcagtggtggtgtatgaatccatcatctgatggatgatactacatagcgatcactaccatcagtgtgtgaaagggtgtgaatgggtgggtgtgacatgtggtgtaaaagcgctttaagtagttggaagactagaaaagcgctatataagctcaagtccatttaccatctcaGCCATTTGAATAAAGCTGTTTTGAGTCTGAATCTGATGATCTAACATGGTAGTGGGTCAAAACAAAGTGGAAATccccgg from Labrus bergylta chromosome 6, fLabBer1.1, whole genome shotgun sequence includes:
- the rsph4a gene encoding radial spoke head protein 6 homolog A; translation: METADGNDRSEQSLQAAASFKSFMLKNSTKSNMNLYDHLTRLLMKVMDERPQNVVDVCEDMSLDVKRGLFEPKQSTLRDLPQTTAAELLAEQQRLLFTQPEETDQEEELVDTPIPNVSEIGFYLEQAGVGLGREEMQRVFLALKQLVEMQALMRCRFWGKILGTGRSYIIAEAEYREGEEEEEEQSEDVAEEEEREAESQENEVDPPPPSSFKPPPVVQKEVIGTGANKYVYFVCTEPGLPWVKLPPVTPAQITIARQIRKFFTGKLDRPVVSYPPFPGNEANYLRAQIARISAGSQVSPQGFFQAGEEEGDGEEEAPRDSCEVNPDFEGIPVPEMCESLSTWVHHVQHILQQGRCTRVNLSVKAEEESPEEEEAEEREEEPDEAEPEVGPPLLTPLSKDAEMFNTPPWSSKMSSILTSQHAIAVLRSNLWPGAYAYATGKKFENFYVGWGLKYGGEGYSPPVPPLPQKEYSSGPEITESLDPSLEEEQALKEALEEQQAVQEEVEDSHEAEEEEDND